The DNA segment CATTTGTTTGAATAGAGATTTTACTCAAACTCGCCTCACTCGGGTAAATGATCCAGCTACTATCATCTTCTTGAATGTCTCCCATAGAGCACGTAATATCTGCGATCTGTATCTTATTTAATTGATAACTCGGTTTCATGCCAAAAGGATAAAAGAAAAAGTATTGATGGTGCGTTTCACTCTTTACGTGTTTCTTTAACAATTGAGCTGTAGCATAAAGCAATTCTAGGCCTGACAAATCTTGATTAAACGGTAAGATACAGCTGATATCCTCTTCAAGTGAAAATCCACCTTCATAAGGAATCGAAATCGATTGCTTATCTAACTGTAGCTGAAGCTGAAGATTGTGCTTGGCAGGAGATTGAAGATGATCTTGATAGTTATTCATAAAAATAAACCCTCTGCCTTCATTCACTCGCAGGGCATATCGTAAGCTGTCTACATCATCTGGTCGCATGTGGTCTGTATTTGTAGGTAGGTAGGTGGTTGTTTCACAAAAAAGATCTTCAAAGTCTTTATAGAAATAGTGTTGTCGTTTCAGACGTTTATACGAATCTCTTACTTGACCAAATTCTCCAATTGGCGCCTGATAATCATAAGAGATTTTAGGTGTAGCGTGTTCATTTAAGTATGGGGTGAGCTTGCCTTTCGGATTAGAGCTTCCGTGGAACACATAATACCCGACAAAGTTACACCCGCCGGCCACTTTAATATTCGCCATCGCCTCAACACTTTGGTAAGGGAGCTTGAAACGGTATTTATAAAAAACAGTCATCCCCCCACCCATTTCACAGCAGGCAAATGGAATTTCCTCCGGATTGTATGCTGGATCAAAGTTATAGGTTGGTTGGTTATAGTTGCGATAAATGTATTCAGGAGTGATAGGGTGCTCCGTTACGTTTGGATCGTAGAAAACCCACGGCCAAAATGCATATCCTCCCCAAAGTGGGAGCACTTCAGACGTTGGTGCAACAGCTCCACCCCAGCCTGTTGCTGTATAAAAAGGTGTGACTAATCCCGCATCGTTCGCTATATCTTTTAAGCGAACAATATGTGCTTCTCCGTCCTCTCCACCCGGTACCCATTCATTACTCGTACCAGTTGTTTGTTCCCAAGGTGCACCAGCATGATAGAATTCGTTTTCTAATTGGATACCAATAACTGGGCCATCGTCACGATACATTAGCCCTTTTACTTGATGACCTATCTCACCATATAACCGCTCAACATAATGAAGATAGGTTGGATCATTACTTCTAACTCGGCAAGGCTCCCCGTATAGCCAATCCGGAAACCCACCATTTCTCACTTCTCCATGAGCAAATGGCCCAATTCGTAAAATGCATTGAAGCCCTAACTCCTGACAAAGACTCACAAACAGGTTAAGGTTTTTAGAACCTTCCCAGTCAAACTCTCCTTTTACTTCTTCATGGTGATTCCAAATCACATAGGTTGGAACGATTGTAATTCCACCCATCTTCATCTTAAGGAGTTCGTCCTTCCACTTTGAGCAATCATACCGACTAAAGTGAAATTCGCCGCAGATCCCAAACGTTGGTTTACCATCGATCATCATAAAATGATTTGAAAAATGGAGAAGCTCATTCTTTGAGTTTCTTCCTTGTAGGTTTGTTAAAGCTGGTTTGAATCTATTCTTTTCTGTATTGATTGTGATTGTTTCTATCTTTCTAGTCATCGCCATTTCACCTCCAAGCTTTTGATTCACCTATACTCGGACCACTTGATAACGCTTTCATATTTTTATATTAGTTTAAATAACTTTATTAAGTCAAGCGTATATTTAAGTTATTTTAATAAATGAGGATATGGTATGATACGGTAAAAACTAAGAATACAGGTGAGCTCATGACACAATTCTTCTCAAAGCTGAGCAGAGAACAAATGAAAACCTTTAATCAAAAGGTGATCTTAAAGCTTTTAAAGGAACATGGCGTTCTCTCAAAAGCTCAGCTATCAAAAATAAGTCAACTAACTGTACCAGCTGTCACGGGAATCATTCAAACCTTGATGCAAAGCCAATTAATAGAAGAGATCGGTCCCACCAAAACAAGCAGAGGGAGATTCCCATCGACCTATAAAGTTCGTTCAGATGGTATTCATATACTAGCTTTTACCATAGCCACTACATTTGCTAAAGCAGCCGTCATTAATCTGGAAGGCGAAATCAAAGAAATATGTCAGACCACGTTACCAAAACATGTGACGTCTGAGCAGGCACTTAGTTATGTTGAAAAGCTTGTCCAACAGTGCAAGCCTGATCAGTATCAGATTATTGGAATGGGTGCAGGACTCCACGGCATTGTTGACACCAAAAAGGGAATTCTTGTATTTCCTCCGCAGCTTTCTTGGAGGTCTTTTCCGATACTAGAAGAGCTAGAAAAACGATTTTCTTACCCGGTCTTAATTGATAACGACTGTAATGCGCTTGTACTCGCTGAAAGGTGGTTTGGTCAAGCAAAGGAAGGGGAAACTACTGTTACGTTAAATGTTGATTACGGAATTGGCGCAGGAATCTATATGAATAGAAGCTTGTTTAGAGGTTCGCACAGCGCGGCTGGGCAAATTGGTCATTCGATCATAAATGAAGATGGGCTGGATTGCCCCTGCGGAAACAGAGGATGTTTGGAGATGCATGCAAGTGAGCCATCCATTGTTCGAGAACTAAAGACAAAGATCGATTCTGGTTTAACCTCAATCTCAACAGATTTAGCTGGTGATGTTCTCTCCATTCAAATCCAGCATATTTATGAAGCTGCATTATTAAATGATGAATTAGCTATCTCATTACTATCAAGAGCTGGCGCACTCACAGGTAAAGCAGCGTCAAGCCTGGTCAATATCCTTAATCCTGACAGGATAATTCTATCCGGTGGGATCCTAAAATCAAATCATACTTTTTTTGAACCATTCCAAACAGCCATTCAGGTTGCTTCCATTCAGACCAATTCAGCAAAACTTGAAATCGTAAAATCCAACCTTGGAGATCATGCAGATGTTATAGGAGCTGCTTCTCTGTGGATTGATCAACTCTTTGATAGCTCAGTGCCCTTGGAATCAATCATTAACCATACATCAACCCTTAGTGAGCAGTAACATATCCACATGTGGATATGTTATAAACAATATTTCATTTGATTACATGTTGTGGATAGTGAATGCCTCCTTACTTATTGTTATTTTCTTACTTTTTCTATACACTTAGAAAAACGAGTTTTATAGGGGGAGATTATGGACGTTTATCACGCTACACTCGAAGACCTAAAAGCAGTTTCACACTTATTCAACAACTACCGTGA comes from the Alkalihalobacillus sp. FSL W8-0930 genome and includes:
- a CDS encoding beta-galactosidase, with amino-acid sequence MTRKIETITINTEKNRFKPALTNLQGRNSKNELLHFSNHFMMIDGKPTFGICGEFHFSRYDCSKWKDELLKMKMGGITIVPTYVIWNHHEEVKGEFDWEGSKNLNLFVSLCQELGLQCILRIGPFAHGEVRNGGFPDWLYGEPCRVRSNDPTYLHYVERLYGEIGHQVKGLMYRDDGPVIGIQLENEFYHAGAPWEQTTGTSNEWVPGGEDGEAHIVRLKDIANDAGLVTPFYTATGWGGAVAPTSEVLPLWGGYAFWPWVFYDPNVTEHPITPEYIYRNYNQPTYNFDPAYNPEEIPFACCEMGGGMTVFYKYRFKLPYQSVEAMANIKVAGGCNFVGYYVFHGSSNPKGKLTPYLNEHATPKISYDYQAPIGEFGQVRDSYKRLKRQHYFYKDFEDLFCETTTYLPTNTDHMRPDDVDSLRYALRVNEGRGFIFMNNYQDHLQSPAKHNLQLQLQLDKQSISIPYEGGFSLEEDISCILPFNQDLSGLELLYATAQLLKKHVKSETHHQYFFFYPFGMKPSYQLNKIQIADITCSMGDIQEDDSSWIIYPSEASLSKISIQTNDGMRIDLFTMTDEQSLDFWSFEWKGTQHALLTEATVLVEADRIRFESDSETLKISVIDGMVTSELTDHLTEYSKEGLLTEYTWTKEKVQNQPIIDQVDERRMKLCLTQMDYAHVKEWLLRISYEGDIGYAYISNELVHDHFHNGDVWEIGLSHLLEKLGNDSLYLMITPIKEGREVKSDSPMAARSEVALKEIAAIHSVEVKPIYEFEVNDKKGRASS
- a CDS encoding ROK family transcriptional regulator: MTQFFSKLSREQMKTFNQKVILKLLKEHGVLSKAQLSKISQLTVPAVTGIIQTLMQSQLIEEIGPTKTSRGRFPSTYKVRSDGIHILAFTIATTFAKAAVINLEGEIKEICQTTLPKHVTSEQALSYVEKLVQQCKPDQYQIIGMGAGLHGIVDTKKGILVFPPQLSWRSFPILEELEKRFSYPVLIDNDCNALVLAERWFGQAKEGETTVTLNVDYGIGAGIYMNRSLFRGSHSAAGQIGHSIINEDGLDCPCGNRGCLEMHASEPSIVRELKTKIDSGLTSISTDLAGDVLSIQIQHIYEAALLNDELAISLLSRAGALTGKAASSLVNILNPDRIILSGGILKSNHTFFEPFQTAIQVASIQTNSAKLEIVKSNLGDHADVIGAASLWIDQLFDSSVPLESIINHTSTLSEQ